Proteins from one Cellulosilyticum lentocellum DSM 5427 genomic window:
- a CDS encoding YhbD family protein, which translates to MEELISKKELLDLTNISYGQLYRWKRMNIIPEDWFIKKSSTTGQETFFRRDKILERIELILSMKDGTSLEEIAALFNKEEGEKVFDIEYIMAKEAISTAAREVFNSLYGDIKEVEKKELIILAVIEKYLLQSIITVDEIKMLGTMLSEAFGKLYREESKLLLFRKFGISFIVGCHNQDEVIVDSSAVKIMEIDLIKEVSEMSLKLV; encoded by the coding sequence ATGGAAGAATTGATTTCAAAAAAAGAGCTATTAGATTTAACAAATATTTCATATGGACAGTTATATAGATGGAAACGCATGAATATTATTCCAGAGGATTGGTTTATTAAGAAATCTTCGACTACAGGGCAAGAGACTTTTTTTAGAAGAGATAAAATTCTAGAACGTATAGAATTAATTCTTTCTATGAAGGATGGAACTTCATTAGAAGAAATAGCTGCCTTGTTTAATAAAGAAGAGGGTGAAAAGGTATTTGACATAGAGTACATTATGGCAAAAGAAGCTATAAGCACTGCCGCTAGAGAAGTATTTAATAGCTTATACGGGGATATAAAAGAAGTAGAGAAAAAGGAACTTATTATTTTAGCAGTTATAGAAAAGTATCTGTTACAATCCATTATTACAGTAGATGAAATAAAAATGCTGGGGACTATGTTAAGTGAAGCCTTTGGCAAACTGTATAGGGAAGAAAGCAAGCTTCTACTCTTTAGAAAGTTTGGGATTTCCTTTATTGTAGGCTGTCATAATCAAGATGAAGTGATAGTAGATAGTAGTGCTGTTAAGATTATGGAGATTGATCTTATAAAAGAAGTAAGTGAGATGAGTTTAAAATTAGTATAA
- a CDS encoding glycoside hydrolase family 9 protein, translating to MKIKHRYFILGVGILCVLMIAIVIGSNINKKSTDVLVSEKETITEKYTMDKQGESKEEVGKVNQHRPQTGNYNYGEALQKAILFYELQRSGDLTEQIRCNWRGDSGLSDGKDVGLDLTGGWYDAGDHVKFNLPMAYTSTMLAWSVIEDEEVYKETNQYDYILSELRWVNDYLIKCHPKEEVYYFQVGDGGADHAFWGAAEILQMERPSYKVDINNPGSAVCGEGAAALAASSMVFKKVDSDYASTCLKTAKSLYALAEEMKGDSGYDAVAGAYYKSWSGYYDELAFAGAWLYLATGEEVYLEKAKTYADLYAGGDINTANYTWAHSWDDVHYGAALLLARITGEELYKKAIENNLDYWTVGVEGKKIQYTPKGLAWLDTWGSLRYATTTAFLASIYSEWEGCSKEKQQIYQAFALSQVEYALGSSGRSFMIGYGENYPKNPHHRTAHGGWENNVSGEPSQNRHILVGALVGGPNVNDEYKDERSDYTANEVACDYNAGFTGLLAKMYKKYGGAPIENLTAIEEVGEELYIEAGINAEDSQNEKHYIEVKALVYNHTAWPARITDNLSFKYFLDLTDYIKAGGVPSDLITSYNNSSGKVMISKVLPWDESKHLYYVEVDLIGHTLYPGGQGEQRLEVQFRITGNSKWDYTQDYSYIDLKGTSSNQLTQAQHFALYDKGILVFGSEPGQGTPLVNKPQTTEKANSNPVKENVNSSNNREEKLQTDGGEVELKQTNASNSKSNTINLNLEIKGKKESQFDLKDLSIHYYYTSDTQDKQQFWCDNAQIDMNKEPWYINLNSNISGKIMRMDQVKDGADHYLEIHFNNKDINLTGEGKITLGIRITNDQWKEYDQSNDYSYKNSDHIVIYYKGEVISGKEPK from the coding sequence ATGAAAATAAAACACAGGTATTTCATTTTAGGTGTAGGCATTTTATGTGTATTAATGATTGCAATAGTCATCGGAAGTAACATTAATAAAAAAAGTACAGATGTACTTGTCTCAGAAAAGGAAACAATTACAGAGAAATATACAATGGATAAACAAGGTGAGAGCAAAGAAGAGGTAGGTAAAGTAAATCAACATCGTCCGCAAACAGGAAACTACAATTATGGAGAAGCTTTACAAAAGGCCATTTTATTCTATGAGCTACAACGTTCAGGAGATTTAACAGAGCAAATAAGATGTAATTGGAGAGGTGATTCTGGTTTAAGTGATGGTAAAGATGTAGGTCTAGATTTAACTGGTGGCTGGTATGATGCAGGTGATCATGTTAAGTTTAATTTACCTATGGCTTATACCTCCACAATGCTAGCTTGGTCTGTTATTGAAGATGAGGAGGTCTATAAGGAAACAAACCAGTATGACTACATACTATCAGAACTACGTTGGGTAAATGATTACCTGATAAAATGTCACCCCAAAGAGGAGGTGTATTATTTTCAAGTAGGGGATGGAGGCGCTGATCATGCTTTTTGGGGAGCTGCTGAAATCCTGCAAATGGAAAGACCAAGCTACAAGGTTGATATCAATAATCCAGGTTCTGCTGTTTGTGGGGAAGGGGCAGCAGCTTTAGCTGCATCGAGTATGGTATTTAAAAAAGTGGACTCAGATTATGCTAGTACGTGCTTAAAGACTGCAAAATCTTTATATGCTTTAGCAGAGGAAATGAAAGGTGATAGTGGCTATGATGCAGTGGCCGGTGCTTACTACAAATCATGGAGTGGCTACTATGATGAATTAGCTTTTGCAGGAGCATGGCTATATTTAGCTACAGGTGAAGAGGTATATCTAGAGAAAGCCAAAACCTATGCTGACCTTTATGCAGGTGGGGATATAAATACAGCTAACTATACCTGGGCACATTCATGGGATGACGTACATTATGGAGCCGCCTTATTATTAGCTCGTATTACTGGGGAGGAGCTTTATAAAAAAGCCATCGAGAATAATCTAGACTATTGGACTGTGGGAGTAGAGGGGAAGAAAATACAATATACGCCTAAAGGCCTAGCTTGGTTAGATACATGGGGATCTTTGCGTTATGCAACAACCACAGCATTTTTAGCCAGTATTTATTCAGAGTGGGAAGGATGTAGTAAAGAAAAGCAACAGATTTATCAGGCGTTTGCTCTTAGCCAAGTAGAATATGCCCTTGGTAGTTCAGGGAGAAGCTTCATGATTGGCTATGGAGAGAATTATCCTAAAAATCCACATCATCGAACAGCTCATGGTGGATGGGAGAATAATGTTTCAGGTGAACCTAGTCAAAATAGGCATATTTTAGTTGGAGCTTTAGTAGGTGGGCCAAATGTAAATGATGAATACAAGGATGAAAGAAGTGACTATACAGCCAATGAAGTAGCTTGTGATTATAATGCAGGTTTTACAGGTTTACTAGCTAAGATGTATAAAAAATATGGTGGCGCACCAATAGAAAATTTGACTGCTATTGAAGAAGTAGGAGAAGAACTTTATATAGAAGCCGGCATTAATGCAGAGGATTCACAAAATGAAAAACATTATATAGAGGTAAAAGCTTTAGTATATAACCATACAGCTTGGCCTGCTAGAATAACAGATAACCTTTCTTTTAAATACTTTTTAGATTTAACTGACTATATAAAAGCAGGAGGAGTACCTAGTGATTTAATAACTAGCTATAATAATAGTAGTGGAAAGGTAATGATTTCTAAAGTATTACCTTGGGATGAATCTAAACATCTATATTATGTTGAAGTTGATTTAATTGGTCATACACTCTATCCCGGAGGACAAGGTGAGCAAAGATTAGAAGTACAGTTTAGAATAACCGGTAATAGCAAGTGGGATTATACACAGGATTACTCATATATAGACTTAAAAGGTACTAGTAGTAATCAATTAACTCAGGCACAACACTTTGCCCTTTATGATAAAGGCATACTTGTTTTTGGAAGTGAGCCGGGACAAGGAACACCTTTAGTTAATAAACCACAGACGACAGAAAAAGCAAATAGCAATCCAGTTAAAGAAAATGTAAATTCTTCAAATAATAGAGAGGAAAAATTACAAACAGATGGAGGTGAAGTGGAACTGAAACAAACGAATGCTAGTAATAGCAAAAGTAACACGATTAACTTAAATCTTGAAATAAAAGGAAAGAAAGAGAGTCAATTTGATTTAAAAGACCTAAGTATACACTACTATTACACATCTGACACTCAAGATAAACAGCAATTCTGGTGCGACAATGCACAAATAGATATGAATAAAGAGCCATGGTATATTAATTTGAATAGCAATATATCAGGAAAGATAATGCGTATGGATCAAGTAAAGGACGGTGCTGATCATTACTTAGAAATCCATTTTAATAATAAGGATATTAATCTAACAGGAGAGGGTAAGATAACACTTGGTATTCGCATTACTAATGATCAATGGAAAGAATACGATCAAAGCAATGATTATTCCTATAAAAATAGTGACCACATTGTTATTTACTATAAAGGTGAAGTAATTAGCGGTAAAGAACCAAAGTAA
- a CDS encoding SGNH/GDSL hydrolase family protein, translating to MLILNLQISFIGMVDILYDKVAVEILGEQLKIPLVNYSIEGATSGKFNYSSWLDTLGPTGLLGQVEKFKTDLKGKLADSNVLYFIFISANDFYYYIDYNQPGTIRQVADWSISNIVTAIQTLSDLGAKHFFIIGSADLSLNPYEIIT from the coding sequence GTGCTTATATTAAACCTTCAGATAAGTTTTATTGGAATGGTAGATATTCTATATGATAAAGTAGCCGTAGAAATATTAGGGGAACAATTGAAGATTCCTTTAGTTAATTATTCTATTGAGGGCGCTACTTCCGGTAAGTTTAACTATTCATCTTGGTTAGATACATTAGGGCCTACAGGGCTTTTAGGACAAGTTGAGAAGTTTAAAACAGATTTAAAGGGAAAGCTCGCCGATTCTAATGTACTTTACTTTATATTTATTTCAGCAAATGATTTCTATTATTATATTGACTATAATCAACCTGGAACTATAAGACAAGTAGCCGACTGGTCTATATCCAATATAGTAACTGCAATCCAAACTTTATCTGACCTAGGTGCAAAACATTTCTTTATTATTGGCAGTGCTGATCTATCACTTAATCCTTACGAAATCATAACGTAA
- a CDS encoding polymer-forming cytoskeletal protein has protein sequence MENSKLHSIQIDGLGTYGGGEFDKVSIAGSGKFTESVKSEKFQVSGIGTLLGELETKKLGVSGTCKVEGNVLAENIDVSGVLKCEGNVEVSEELRVNGMTKIEQCLKANTVKGKGFLEVKEDIAGEMIEIEGVLNCGKFLNCEVLVFTAVGTSVLNEVGAARVRIRQGYESVTKFLGPFMPKILKENKVVASTIEGDEIILENCEAKVVRGKNIKIGKGCRIGVVEYSDQIDVDPEAIVDTVNQI, from the coding sequence ATGGAAAATAGTAAACTTCATTCAATTCAAATCGATGGCCTAGGAACCTATGGTGGAGGTGAGTTTGATAAAGTTAGCATAGCTGGAAGTGGTAAATTTACTGAAAGCGTAAAGAGTGAAAAGTTTCAAGTTTCAGGTATTGGGACTCTTTTAGGAGAGCTTGAAACAAAGAAGTTAGGGGTATCAGGTACTTGTAAGGTAGAAGGCAATGTTTTAGCCGAAAATATTGATGTATCAGGGGTTTTAAAGTGTGAGGGCAATGTAGAGGTGTCAGAGGAACTTCGTGTTAATGGGATGACTAAAATAGAACAATGTTTGAAAGCTAATACAGTTAAAGGAAAAGGCTTTTTAGAAGTAAAAGAAGATATTGCAGGAGAAATGATTGAGATTGAAGGGGTTTTAAACTGCGGTAAATTCTTAAACTGTGAAGTATTGGTGTTTACAGCTGTAGGAACATCTGTTTTAAATGAGGTTGGAGCTGCTAGAGTAAGAATTAGACAAGGGTATGAGAGTGTAACAAAGTTCCTTGGACCTTTTATGCCTAAAATTTTAAAGGAAAATAAAGTTGTGGCTAGTACTATTGAAGGCGATGAAATTATTCTGGAAAACTGTGAAGCCAAAGTAGTAAGAGGTAAAAATATTAAAATTGGTAAAGGCTGTAGAATTGGTGTAGTGGAATACAGTGACCAAATTGATGTTGATCCAGAAGCAATAGTAGATACAGTTAATCAAATCTAG
- a CDS encoding YczE/YyaS/YitT family protein, with protein sequence MKKKQTVRIILFITGLVTLGLGARILLLSDLGTGGIDALAIGLARILGFSFGMVINLIGITLIIIGAILKKRSLEWKPIVTSILYGIIFDLWGWILFNRFTSPKLPSHKGVMFLIGLLIAALGGALYILMEISTSSVDYIMLAIKERFHLSIQNSRILLEILFVLGAWLVQGPIGVGTICIMLLFGPILQACMKLLNPVLIKLGVLSKESRPIGIKVRKIILKNK encoded by the coding sequence ATGAAAAAAAAGCAGACGGTTAGAATCATTCTCTTTATTACGGGGTTAGTCACCCTAGGCCTCGGTGCAAGAATATTATTATTATCAGATTTAGGAACGGGCGGAATTGATGCTTTGGCAATAGGTCTTGCAAGAATTTTAGGGTTTAGTTTTGGAATGGTCATTAACTTAATAGGTATCACACTTATTATAATTGGTGCTATTTTAAAAAAGAGAAGTTTAGAGTGGAAGCCAATTGTAACCTCTATTCTCTATGGTATCATTTTTGATTTATGGGGCTGGATACTTTTTAATCGATTCACTAGCCCAAAACTACCTTCACATAAAGGCGTTATGTTTTTAATAGGTTTACTTATTGCAGCCCTAGGTGGCGCATTATATATTTTAATGGAGATATCTACTAGCTCTGTAGATTATATCATGCTAGCTATAAAAGAAAGATTTCATCTTTCTATTCAAAATAGCAGAATCCTATTAGAGATACTTTTTGTGCTAGGTGCATGGTTAGTGCAAGGGCCTATTGGTGTGGGGACAATTTGTATTATGTTATTGTTTGGACCTATTTTACAAGCTTGTATGAAGCTATTAAATCCAGTATTAATTAAACTAGGTGTTTTAAGTAAGGAATCTAGACCAATAGGTATAAAGGTTCGGAAAATTATATTGAAAAACAAATAG
- a CDS encoding peptidylprolyl isomerase has protein sequence MNLFQRRYFKNVIGLIFLMTALIVGAGCNQVDNNKDQANNSSESTEKVQVEAIQTTPIVTMIVKDYGTVTLELYPDMAPNTVNNFITLANDGFYDGLTFHRIIKDFMIQGGDPDGIGTGGPGYSIAGEFSNNGYTANTLLHTKGVISMARSMAPDSAGSQFFIMTADTPSLDGNYAAFGKVTSGLDIIEEIGNVETDSSDKPIEDVVIESIQVETNGIDVPPVIKIEE, from the coding sequence ATGAATTTATTTCAAAGAAGATATTTTAAAAATGTAATTGGACTTATATTTTTAATGACAGCGCTTATAGTTGGTGCAGGATGCAATCAAGTAGATAATAATAAAGATCAAGCCAATAATAGTAGTGAGTCTACCGAAAAAGTTCAAGTTGAGGCAATACAAACAACTCCAATTGTTACAATGATAGTAAAAGATTATGGAACAGTTACTTTAGAACTCTATCCAGATATGGCACCTAATACGGTTAACAACTTTATAACATTAGCCAATGATGGTTTTTATGATGGACTTACTTTCCATCGTATTATTAAAGATTTTATGATTCAAGGTGGCGATCCGGATGGTATAGGTACTGGTGGTCCAGGGTATAGTATTGCTGGAGAATTCTCTAATAATGGGTATACAGCAAATACCCTATTACACACCAAAGGGGTCATCTCTATGGCAAGATCCATGGCACCTGATTCAGCAGGAAGTCAGTTCTTTATTATGACAGCAGATACACCAAGTTTAGATGGCAACTATGCTGCCTTTGGTAAGGTAACTTCTGGTTTAGATATAATAGAGGAAATTGGAAATGTAGAAACGGACTCAAGTGATAAACCTATAGAGGATGTAGTTATAGAGAGTATTCAAGTAGAAACAAATGGTATAGATGTGCCTCCAGTTATTAAAATAGAAGAGTAA
- a CDS encoding TIM-barrel domain-containing protein, with protein sequence MIKRYIYGKPIETEAVVKTLAPTEGTVPYLTATETEEAYVFEYDMNAYDRLYGLGENVRGINKRGHIYESNCSDDPMHDEGKSSLYGAHNFLIIKGQKTFGLFIDMPSKVIFDCGYSHKDQLKITVTSKDFDLYIIEEKSFTAIIKAFRELIGPSYIAPKWAFGYQQSRWGYKNEEDLKKVVAGYRENHIPLDAIYMDIDFMDNFKDFTIDPNGFSDFKATVAELKEQGVRLVPIVDAGVKIEKGYDVYEEGVEKGYFCTNEKGEDFVAAVWPGLVHFPDFLNKDTRKWFGEKYKILLDEGIEGFWNDMNEPAIFYTPEGLQEAFEKVDEIRQKDNIGIYEYFDLKDSVSHTGNNPKDYQSFYHQVGDQRIRHDKVHNLYGYNMTRAAGEAFETLEPDKRILLFSRASYIGMHRYGGIWTGDNISWWSHLLLNIKMMPSLNMCGILYTGADLGGFGGNTTEDLLLRWLQFGCFTPLMRNHSALGTREQEAYQFTDLESFKNIIGIRYGLVPYLYSEYMKAALRNELYFRTLMMDYPEDSFAENVEDQLMVGESLMVAPVYEQNARGRYVYLPEEMLMIKFKSLTDRSYKIMEKGHHYIEVELEEMVCFIKPNHFIPLCSGGEYIEALDESHLELCGFIKDEASYELYQDDGFSKDYHNPAHFTHIKVSKENKALQVTCNKSELSFTLNLH encoded by the coding sequence ATGATTAAACGTTATATATATGGTAAGCCTATAGAAACAGAGGCAGTTGTAAAAACATTAGCGCCTACAGAAGGAACAGTTCCTTATTTAACAGCAACTGAAACAGAAGAGGCTTATGTTTTTGAATACGATATGAATGCATACGACCGTTTATATGGACTTGGTGAGAATGTAAGGGGTATCAACAAAAGAGGCCATATCTATGAAAGCAACTGCAGTGATGATCCTATGCACGATGAAGGGAAAAGCTCTTTATATGGGGCCCATAATTTTCTTATTATCAAAGGCCAAAAGACTTTTGGATTATTCATTGATATGCCTAGTAAGGTGATTTTTGACTGTGGCTATAGTCATAAAGATCAATTAAAGATAACAGTTACAAGTAAAGATTTTGATTTATATATTATAGAAGAAAAAAGTTTCACCGCTATTATCAAAGCCTTTAGAGAACTTATTGGGCCAAGCTACATAGCACCTAAATGGGCTTTTGGTTATCAGCAAAGCCGTTGGGGCTATAAAAACGAAGAAGATCTAAAAAAGGTGGTAGCAGGCTACAGAGAAAATCATATTCCATTAGATGCCATTTATATGGACATTGACTTTATGGATAATTTTAAAGACTTCACCATTGACCCTAACGGTTTTTCAGACTTTAAAGCAACTGTTGCCGAATTAAAGGAGCAAGGTGTACGTCTGGTACCTATTGTAGATGCAGGGGTAAAAATAGAAAAAGGCTATGATGTTTATGAAGAAGGTGTAGAAAAAGGTTATTTTTGTACCAATGAAAAAGGAGAAGACTTCGTAGCTGCTGTTTGGCCAGGTCTTGTTCATTTCCCAGATTTTTTAAATAAGGATACAAGAAAATGGTTTGGAGAAAAATATAAGATATTATTAGATGAAGGCATAGAGGGCTTTTGGAATGATATGAATGAGCCTGCTATTTTCTACACACCAGAAGGTTTACAAGAAGCTTTTGAAAAGGTAGATGAAATAAGACAAAAAGATAATATTGGTATTTATGAATATTTTGACCTTAAAGATTCCGTATCCCACACAGGGAATAATCCAAAGGACTATCAGAGCTTTTATCATCAAGTAGGAGACCAGCGTATTCGTCATGACAAGGTGCATAATTTATATGGCTATAATATGACAAGAGCAGCAGGTGAAGCTTTTGAAACTTTAGAGCCTGATAAGAGAATTCTTTTATTCTCTAGAGCTTCTTATATTGGTATGCACCGTTATGGTGGTATTTGGACAGGTGATAATATATCATGGTGGAGCCATTTACTTTTAAATATTAAAATGATGCCATCTCTTAATATGTGCGGCATACTATATACTGGTGCAGACCTTGGTGGTTTTGGTGGGAATACGACAGAGGATTTATTATTAAGGTGGCTACAATTTGGTTGCTTTACCCCTCTTATGAGAAATCACTCAGCACTTGGAACCAGAGAGCAAGAAGCTTATCAATTTACTGATTTAGAAAGCTTTAAAAATATTATAGGTATTCGCTATGGTTTAGTACCTTATTTATATAGCGAGTATATGAAGGCAGCACTTCGTAATGAACTTTATTTTAGAACCCTCATGATGGATTATCCAGAAGATAGCTTTGCCGAGAATGTAGAAGATCAATTAATGGTAGGAGAAAGCTTAATGGTTGCTCCGGTTTATGAACAAAATGCAAGAGGACGTTATGTTTATCTGCCAGAAGAAATGCTTATGATAAAATTCAAAAGCCTCACAGATAGATCTTATAAAATCATGGAAAAGGGACATCATTATATAGAAGTAGAACTTGAAGAAATGGTATGCTTTATTAAGCCAAATCATTTCATACCACTCTGTAGTGGAGGAGAATATATAGAAGCATTAGATGAAAGTCATCTAGAACTATGTGGTTTTATAAAGGATGAAGCCTCTTATGAGCTCTATCAAGATGATGGTTTTAGTAAGGATTATCATAATCCAGCTCACTTTACTCATATCAAGGTGAGTAAAGAAAATAAAGCGTTACAAGTGACTTGTAATAAATCAGAACTTAGCTTTACTCTCAATTTACACTAA
- a CDS encoding DcrB/PsbP domain-containing protein encodes MKQLKKFMAIFVVVTTAFCAGCNDSTGGSNDSNATSAESKKGVEAGETFKGDSFSFVAPKDWKKVDVQVMEGAISIANGNNKSMNVIAMEAPAEIASLSADEYKEAIATNLEAQKAMGITANKLEVQTKPYGDIVYAEVSTKMTEELIDMSIESGLLTQEAVDAIGGAEAYMKNMNLEQVCAYLIKDGKLLMITAQITGGSSIDDIKDEANFVIDNVTLK; translated from the coding sequence ATGAAACAATTAAAGAAGTTTATGGCAATTTTTGTAGTGGTTACTACAGCATTTTGTGCAGGATGTAATGATAGTACAGGAGGAAGTAATGATAGTAATGCAACCTCAGCAGAATCTAAGAAGGGAGTAGAAGCGGGAGAAACCTTTAAAGGTGATAGTTTTAGCTTTGTAGCACCAAAAGATTGGAAAAAAGTAGATGTTCAAGTTATGGAGGGTGCTATTAGTATTGCGAATGGTAATAATAAATCGATGAACGTAATTGCGATGGAAGCACCGGCAGAAATAGCAAGCTTATCAGCTGATGAGTATAAAGAAGCGATTGCAACCAATCTTGAGGCACAAAAGGCAATGGGAATTACTGCAAATAAATTAGAGGTTCAAACAAAACCTTATGGGGACATTGTGTATGCAGAAGTGAGTACAAAAATGACAGAAGAACTCATTGACATGAGCATCGAATCGGGATTACTTACTCAAGAAGCAGTTGATGCAATTGGCGGAGCAGAAGCATATATGAAAAATATGAATCTTGAGCAAGTATGTGCTTATCTCATTAAGGATGGTAAGTTACTTATGATTACTGCACAAATAACAGGTGGTAGCAGTATAGATGATATTAAAGACGAAGCAAATTTTGTTATTGATAATGTAACTTTAAAATAA
- a CDS encoding sensor histidine kinase, which translates to MNIKKVIGVLLFVNLMQIILVLGMWINKGEGAWENVGISLYLVVGLALINSLATVVGVLYANRLRNEDLLESMKNLEELNTTLRVQRHDYLNHLQVVYGLIELEEYEEAKKYMEPVFNEVIKVSRALKTAQPAINALLQAKLEVAEKNKVYMTLNIKTDLRHLKIEPWELCKVLANIIDNGITALLLKTCERHLIVDINEEGECYLFNICNDGPIIDNNQLEQIFKQGYTTKKEVGHGMGLYIVQKIIGASGGTIHVTSTEEKTSFQIQLPKEVNS; encoded by the coding sequence TTGAATATAAAAAAAGTTATAGGGGTGTTACTTTTTGTTAATCTCATGCAAATTATTTTAGTACTAGGTATGTGGATTAATAAGGGGGAAGGGGCTTGGGAAAATGTAGGTATTTCCTTATATTTGGTAGTAGGTCTTGCTCTTATTAATAGCTTAGCTACAGTAGTAGGTGTTCTTTATGCTAATAGACTTAGAAATGAGGATCTACTAGAAAGTATGAAAAACTTAGAAGAGCTTAATACTACATTAAGAGTGCAAAGGCATGATTATTTAAACCATCTTCAAGTGGTATATGGCTTAATAGAATTAGAGGAGTATGAAGAGGCTAAAAAGTATATGGAGCCGGTATTTAATGAAGTTATTAAGGTAAGCAGAGCTTTAAAAACAGCCCAACCAGCCATTAATGCATTATTACAAGCCAAACTAGAAGTAGCAGAGAAGAACAAGGTATATATGACCTTAAATATAAAAACAGATTTAAGACACCTTAAGATAGAACCTTGGGAGCTTTGCAAAGTACTTGCTAATATCATCGATAATGGTATAACAGCCCTTCTTTTAAAAACTTGTGAAAGGCATTTGATTGTAGATATTAATGAAGAAGGTGAATGCTACTTATTTAATATCTGTAATGATGGACCTATCATTGACAATAATCAGTTAGAGCAAATTTTTAAACAAGGCTATACGACTAAGAAAGAAGTAGGTCATGGAATGGGACTATATATTGTGCAAAAGATTATAGGAGCCTCAGGAGGAACTATTCATGTTAC